From Pseudoalteromonas rubra, one genomic window encodes:
- a CDS encoding YeaH/YhbH family protein, with product MAHFIDRRLNGKNKSTLNRQRFIRRYKKQIKEAVSDAINKRSVTDISSGESISIPQRDISEPIFHQGKGGNREHIHPGNDQFTTGDKIQRPPSGQGGGAGEGNASDQGEGQDDFVFSISKDEYLDLLFEDLELPNLQKSQLDKLVQMKTHRAGFCNDGMPSNLDIVRSLKGSVARRIAMTASKRKQLKELEEKLALLLQEPVPKQTEIQQLVQEIAELKRKIDAVPFIDNYDLRFRNYEKRPHPTSKAVMFCLMDVSGSMDQATKDMAKRFYILLYQFLTRTYKDIEVVYIRHHTQAKEVDEQEFFYSQETGGTIVSSALKLMDEIIADRYAQGDWNIYAAQASDGDNWADDSPHCTDILTNKLLNTVRYYAYIEITTRAHQSLWREYQGIADTFDNFAMQHIRSVEDIYPIFRELFKKNRQQNAA from the coding sequence TAGACGCTACAAGAAACAGATAAAAGAAGCTGTTTCTGATGCCATCAATAAAAGAAGTGTCACTGATATTTCCAGCGGTGAGAGCATCTCTATACCGCAGCGAGATATCAGCGAGCCAATTTTCCATCAGGGCAAAGGTGGTAATCGCGAGCACATTCACCCAGGCAACGATCAGTTCACAACAGGTGACAAAATTCAGCGCCCGCCCTCTGGTCAGGGCGGAGGCGCTGGCGAGGGTAATGCGAGCGATCAAGGTGAAGGCCAGGATGATTTCGTTTTTTCCATATCGAAAGACGAATATCTTGACCTGTTGTTTGAAGACCTTGAGTTACCAAACTTGCAAAAAAGCCAGCTCGACAAATTGGTACAAATGAAAACACACAGAGCAGGCTTTTGTAATGACGGTATGCCCAGCAATCTCGACATTGTACGATCTTTAAAAGGATCTGTTGCACGCCGAATTGCCATGACAGCCAGCAAAAGAAAACAACTCAAAGAGTTGGAAGAAAAACTAGCGCTCTTGTTACAGGAACCTGTTCCCAAGCAAACCGAGATCCAACAACTAGTGCAGGAAATCGCAGAACTCAAACGCAAGATTGATGCAGTCCCATTCATTGATAATTACGATTTGCGGTTCAGAAACTACGAAAAGCGACCACACCCTACGAGCAAAGCTGTTATGTTTTGTTTGATGGATGTATCAGGCTCAATGGATCAAGCAACTAAAGATATGGCAAAGCGCTTTTATATTTTGCTATATCAGTTCTTAACACGTACCTACAAAGACATTGAAGTTGTTTATATTCGCCACCATACGCAGGCCAAAGAGGTCGACGAGCAGGAGTTTTTCTACTCGCAGGAAACCGGCGGTACCATTGTATCGAGTGCGTTGAAGTTAATGGATGAAATTATCGCTGATCGATACGCGCAGGGCGATTGGAATATCTATGCTGCGCAGGCATCTGATGGCGATAACTGGGCAGATGACTCTCCACACTGTACTGATATACTAACGAACAAACTGCTAAACACGGTGCGTTACTACGCCTATATCGAAATCACCACACGTGCTCACCAGAGTTTGTGGCGCGAATACCAAGGTATTGCGGACACATTCGACAACTTTGCCATGCAGCATATTCGGTCAGTGGAAGATATCTATCCGATATTCAGAGAGCTGTTTAAGAAAAACCGACAACAGAATGCAGCCTAA
- a CDS encoding SpoVR family protein — translation MTYNPLNDGPDWTFDLLEEYQAEIARVAAHYRLDTYPNQIEVITAEQMMDAYSSVGMPIGYAHWSYGKKFIQTEQTYKRGQMGLAYEIVINSDPCIAYLMEENTMPMQALVMAHACYGHNSFFKGNYLFKTWTDASSIIDYLVFAKNYVAKCEQKYGIDEVENLLDSCHALMNYGVDRYKRPQQISMYEEQKRQKEREDYLQSQVNELWRTIPQGKQQDEREDVKFPSEPQENILYFIEKNAPLLESWQREIIRIVRKVSQYFYPQRQTQVMNEGWATFWHYTILNHLYDEGKLSDAFMLEFLQSHTNVVYQPPYNSKFYSGINPYALGFNMMVDIRRICENPTDEDKYWFPEFAGKDWLDTLHFAMENFKDESFVSQFLSPKIMRDFKLFTIIDQEKSPHLEVGAIHDESGYQKVRNSLSAHYNLSNHEPNIQVYNVDIRGDRSLTLRYVPHNKVPLADSKKEVIKHLYRLWGFPVKLEELQDDGSVNILGQCPQESKEDAL, via the coding sequence ATGACGTATAACCCGCTAAATGATGGCCCGGATTGGACGTTCGACCTGCTTGAAGAGTATCAGGCTGAGATTGCCCGTGTAGCGGCCCATTACAGACTGGATACCTATCCGAACCAAATTGAAGTGATCACCGCAGAGCAGATGATGGATGCCTACTCCAGCGTGGGCATGCCCATTGGCTATGCGCACTGGTCTTACGGTAAGAAGTTTATTCAGACCGAGCAAACTTATAAACGAGGGCAAATGGGACTCGCTTATGAAATTGTGATTAACTCAGACCCTTGCATTGCCTATCTGATGGAAGAAAATACCATGCCAATGCAGGCGCTGGTTATGGCACATGCATGCTACGGACACAACTCGTTTTTCAAAGGCAATTACCTGTTCAAAACCTGGACAGATGCCTCTTCAATTATTGATTACCTGGTTTTTGCAAAAAACTATGTTGCCAAGTGCGAACAAAAATATGGGATAGATGAGGTAGAAAACCTACTAGATTCTTGTCATGCCCTGATGAATTATGGCGTGGATCGCTATAAACGCCCTCAACAGATCTCAATGTACGAGGAACAGAAGCGTCAAAAAGAGCGTGAGGACTACCTGCAGTCACAAGTCAATGAACTTTGGCGAACCATTCCACAAGGCAAGCAACAGGACGAACGAGAAGACGTCAAGTTCCCATCTGAGCCGCAGGAAAATATCCTGTATTTCATCGAGAAAAACGCACCGCTGCTAGAATCCTGGCAACGTGAGATAATACGGATTGTACGCAAAGTCTCTCAGTACTTTTATCCACAACGACAAACGCAAGTCATGAACGAGGGGTGGGCGACATTTTGGCACTACACAATCCTTAACCACCTATATGACGAGGGTAAGTTGAGCGATGCATTCATGCTGGAGTTCTTGCAAAGCCATACCAATGTTGTTTATCAGCCTCCCTATAACAGCAAATTTTACTCGGGCATTAACCCCTATGCGCTGGGCTTCAATATGATGGTCGATATACGTCGGATCTGCGAGAACCCGACTGATGAAGACAAGTATTGGTTTCCGGAGTTTGCAGGTAAAGACTGGTTGGATACCCTGCACTTTGCTATGGAAAATTTTAAAGATGAGAGTTTTGTGAGCCAATTTTTATCGCCAAAGATCATGCGCGATTTTAAGCTGTTCACCATTATAGATCAGGAAAAGTCCCCTCATCTGGAGGTTGGCGCTATTCATGATGAATCGGGCTATCAGAAAGTCAGAAATAGCCTGTCTGCTCACTATAACTTGAGTAACCATGAGCCCAATATTCAGGTTTACAATGTAGACATACGAGGTGACCGCTCACTTACTTTGAGGTACGTACCACATAACAAAGTGCCTCTTGCAGATTCAAAGAAAGAGGTTATAAAGCATTTGTATCGGTTGTGGGGCTTCCCCGTTAAGCTTGAAGAGCTTCAGGACGATGGGTCAGTGAACATATTAGGCCAGTGTCCTCAGGAAAGTAAAGAAGACGCTTTATAG
- a CDS encoding sensor domain-containing diguanylate cyclase produces the protein MPASDFDMNEIHWLMDMFNTVDVGLVVLDRQYRVCVWNGFMENHSGLLPSAVKDKDVFDLFPGIDEAWFKSKSEPVFVLKNRSFTIWEQQPYIFRFKNYRPITGKADYMYQNATFIPLTTVTGEVGHICVIIYDVTDEAMNKLELEKVNKTLEKMSRTDSLTKLANRGYWEESLRTEFKRLQRSHGSSSLLMFDIDFFKRINDAYGHSGGDEAIRHISDLLQKTLRETDVAGRYGGEEFAVTLVDTDAEGAKVFAERLRSLIENSVIYYDNKEIKLTVSLGIACCDDNFEKYEQWIEAADTALYHSKENGRNTVTVYDPSMAH, from the coding sequence ATGCCTGCATCTGATTTTGACATGAATGAGATCCATTGGTTAATGGATATGTTTAACACAGTGGATGTCGGCCTGGTTGTGCTGGATAGGCAGTATCGAGTGTGCGTCTGGAATGGTTTTATGGAAAACCATTCTGGATTATTGCCAAGCGCGGTTAAAGACAAAGACGTGTTCGACTTGTTCCCTGGTATTGACGAAGCTTGGTTTAAGAGTAAATCAGAACCTGTTTTTGTATTGAAGAATCGCTCGTTTACTATCTGGGAGCAGCAGCCCTATATTTTTCGGTTCAAGAATTATCGGCCAATTACTGGCAAGGCCGACTATATGTATCAAAATGCGACCTTTATTCCACTGACGACAGTGACCGGCGAAGTGGGGCACATCTGTGTCATCATTTACGATGTGACTGACGAAGCCATGAACAAGCTTGAGCTTGAAAAGGTCAATAAAACTCTGGAAAAGATGAGCCGCACAGATAGCCTGACTAAACTGGCCAATCGGGGCTACTGGGAGGAGAGCTTAAGGACAGAGTTCAAACGCTTGCAGCGCAGCCATGGTAGCAGCAGTTTGCTGATGTTCGACATCGACTTCTTTAAGCGTATAAATGATGCCTATGGACATAGCGGTGGTGATGAGGCTATTCGCCATATCTCAGATCTGCTGCAAAAGACACTCCGTGAAACAGATGTTGCGGGGCGTTATGGTGGTGAAGAGTTTGCGGTAACGTTAGTTGATACTGACGCCGAAGGGGCCAAAGTATTTGCTGAGAGGTTGCGTAGTTTAATTGAGAACTCAGTCATCTATTATGATAATAAAGAAATTAAATTAACGGTGAGTCTGGGCATTGCCTGCTGTGACGACAATTTTGAAAAGTACGAGCAGTGGATAGAGGCCGCCGACACCGCTTTGTATCATTCAAAAGAAAATGGTCGTAACACGGTGACTGTATACGACCCTTCGATGGCTCATTAA
- a CDS encoding response regulator: MSTPVLICDDSKLARRQLARSLPDDWDIKVEFAEHGLDCIEKIKVVSPEILFLDLNMPHMDGYEVLQAINEQGLNVLTVVVSGDIQPNAHQRVMELGAIDFIRKPCDAAKLEEIITHHGIKDKAIRANLVHKLGEQLEPEIRDIYQEITNVAMGQAGDLLARLLNVFVELPIPNVNVLEVSELHMALQAIDASATTSGVCQGFIGGGVSGEALLLLNDSSFKEIASLMSYQGELNQKVELELLMDISNILIGAILTGLSKQLDMPFSQGHPVVLGQHCEVSELVKANKARWQRTLAIEISYGIENHDINCDLMLLFTEDSLKTLKYKVEYLLED, encoded by the coding sequence ATGTCAACACCTGTCCTGATATGCGATGATTCAAAATTGGCTCGCCGGCAACTGGCGCGGTCATTGCCGGACGACTGGGATATTAAAGTAGAATTTGCTGAGCACGGCCTGGACTGTATTGAAAAAATAAAAGTGGTCTCGCCAGAGATACTTTTTCTAGATTTAAATATGCCTCACATGGATGGATATGAGGTGCTACAAGCAATAAACGAACAAGGATTGAATGTTTTGACAGTCGTCGTCTCTGGAGATATCCAGCCAAACGCGCACCAAAGAGTCATGGAGCTAGGTGCAATAGATTTTATTCGAAAACCCTGTGATGCCGCGAAGTTGGAAGAAATCATCACGCATCATGGGATCAAAGACAAAGCCATCCGGGCCAATCTGGTGCATAAACTCGGGGAGCAACTTGAACCTGAGATCCGTGATATCTATCAGGAAATTACTAATGTGGCAATGGGCCAGGCTGGTGATCTGCTAGCTCGTCTGTTGAACGTTTTCGTGGAATTACCTATTCCGAATGTCAATGTCCTTGAAGTCAGTGAACTGCATATGGCATTGCAAGCCATCGATGCCAGTGCAACAACATCGGGTGTGTGTCAGGGGTTCATTGGTGGTGGCGTGTCCGGAGAAGCCTTACTGCTGCTCAATGATTCCAGTTTTAAAGAAATTGCGTCGCTGATGAGTTATCAGGGAGAGCTCAACCAAAAAGTGGAGCTTGAGTTGCTCATGGACATCAGTAATATTCTGATAGGGGCAATATTGACAGGACTCTCGAAGCAACTCGACATGCCATTCAGCCAGGGTCATCCTGTGGTACTAGGACAGCACTGCGAAGTGTCTGAACTGGTGAAGGCAAATAAAGCCAGATGGCAGCGTACGTTAGCGATTGAAATTAGTTACGGGATCGAAAACCATGACATTAATTGTGATTTAATGTTGTTGTTTACCGAAGACTCACTAAAAACACTCAAATATAAAGTTGAGTATCTGCTAGAAGATTAA
- the tpx gene encoding thiol peroxidase, with protein MRIITLLAASLLTMTNPIHASELPENLVDAGKVNAQGKPVTLLGQGIKVGDAAPEFKVVDGNFVPVTLANYQGKPVLISVVPSLDTGICSLQTKYFNEKVAEEFADVAMLTISADLPFAQKRFCKTENIDQIDTLSDSVWRDFGAKYGLYIKDMGLLSRAVLVLDKDHKVVYKQLVSNLASEPDYQGAIEALKQL; from the coding sequence ATGCGGATCATCACCTTGCTTGCTGCGTCTTTATTGACAATGACCAACCCAATCCATGCCAGTGAGCTGCCTGAGAACCTGGTTGACGCGGGCAAAGTCAACGCTCAGGGGAAGCCTGTAACCTTATTAGGCCAGGGTATTAAAGTCGGGGACGCTGCACCGGAATTCAAAGTTGTCGATGGCAACTTTGTACCTGTTACCTTAGCCAACTATCAGGGCAAGCCCGTTCTGATCAGTGTGGTGCCGAGCCTGGACACCGGGATCTGTAGTCTGCAAACCAAGTACTTCAATGAAAAAGTAGCTGAGGAGTTTGCAGACGTGGCAATGCTCACCATCAGTGCGGACCTACCCTTTGCACAAAAGCGTTTTTGTAAAACAGAAAACATCGACCAAATTGATACCCTGTCGGATTCAGTCTGGCGCGACTTTGGCGCTAAGTACGGACTTTACATTAAAGATATGGGACTATTGAGCAGAGCAGTTCTGGTGTTAGACAAAGACCACAAAGTCGTATACAAGCAGTTAGTCAGTAACCTGGCCAGTGAGCCTGACTACCAAGGTGCCATCGAAGCACTTAAACAACTCTGA
- a CDS encoding GNAT family N-acetyltransferase — MQVKTFYQLSHDELFSILKTRVAVFVVEQACAYQEVDEVDRAADTLHVFLIQQGEVQAYARCYKPQSTVSAIGRVLVSPECRGKGVAQTLMARAIEACHAHYGAQPIKIAAQTYLTQFYQSLGFVPCGEAYLEDGIEHIDMILR; from the coding sequence ATGCAAGTTAAAACCTTTTACCAGTTGTCACACGACGAGCTCTTCAGCATTTTGAAGACCCGAGTTGCCGTGTTTGTTGTTGAGCAAGCCTGCGCATATCAGGAAGTTGATGAAGTTGACAGAGCCGCTGATACACTTCATGTTTTCTTAATTCAGCAGGGTGAAGTGCAGGCTTATGCACGGTGTTACAAGCCGCAATCTACTGTCAGTGCAATTGGACGTGTGTTGGTGTCACCAGAATGTCGTGGGAAGGGAGTTGCACAAACTTTGATGGCCCGAGCGATAGAAGCTTGTCACGCACACTATGGAGCACAACCGATAAAAATCGCAGCGCAAACTTACCTGACTCAATTTTATCAGTCTCTCGGTTTTGTACCTTGTGGCGAGGCCTATCTGGAAGATGGGATTGAGCATATAGATATGATATTACGCTAG
- a CDS encoding sporulation protein — MFKKLLASVGIGAAKVDTILETEHLHPGQKFQAQIVVVGGDVEQEISGLELALMTKVKVEGDNGEYYANQVIEKWRVGSQFTIAPGEKKVLPFEARLHSETPITEINAPYNHSYVWLETGLDIDLALDPSDKDLLHIYPNEAVKNCLMAMEKLGFRMIKADVERGYLKASNFQSVSGCYQEIEYRPANTSLFGLQEVELSFVPEAHRTHVLIELDRAFRGDGYVDLTIEHDHVNLSQLCDQLERLFA; from the coding sequence ATGTTTAAAAAGCTCTTGGCATCCGTAGGTATTGGTGCCGCGAAAGTAGATACAATTTTAGAAACAGAACACCTGCATCCGGGTCAGAAATTTCAGGCCCAGATCGTTGTTGTGGGTGGAGATGTCGAACAAGAAATTAGCGGTTTAGAGTTAGCGCTGATGACCAAAGTCAAGGTTGAAGGAGACAATGGCGAGTACTACGCAAATCAGGTCATTGAAAAGTGGCGTGTGGGTAGCCAATTCACCATAGCACCAGGTGAGAAAAAAGTGCTCCCGTTTGAGGCCCGGTTGCATTCAGAAACCCCAATCACTGAAATTAATGCGCCGTATAACCACAGTTATGTGTGGCTGGAAACCGGATTGGATATCGATCTTGCTTTAGATCCCAGTGATAAAGACCTATTGCATATTTATCCAAACGAAGCGGTTAAGAACTGTTTAATGGCTATGGAGAAGCTCGGCTTTCGGATGATTAAAGCGGATGTTGAGCGTGGCTATTTGAAAGCGTCGAATTTTCAGTCGGTATCTGGTTGCTATCAGGAAATTGAATACCGCCCGGCGAATACGTCTTTGTTCGGGCTTCAGGAAGTTGAGTTATCCTTTGTGCCGGAAGCACATCGCACCCATGTGTTGATTGAACTCGACAGAGCCTTTCGTGGAGATGGCTATGTAGACCTGACAATTGAGCATGACCACGTGAACCTGTCTCAACTGTGCGATCAGCTTGAAAGGCTATTTGCCTAA
- a CDS encoding cation:proton antiporter family protein — protein MELLYFAVAFACGFSVYQLKLPPLIGFLLAGFVLNLLGHSSTDLLTQLADLGVTLLLFSIGLKLKVSNLIKPQVWAPASLHLFTSIAFFASLLLMLGAFGLPLFVDLSWQSACLVGFAFSFSSTVFAVKVLEERGEMASLHGKISIGILVMQDIFAVIFLAISTGKSPNIWALALLVGLPLLRPLLFWVLNRSKHGELLPLFGFFFALVLGYHGFELAGLKGDLGALIIGMLFAPHKKAGELSKALLNVKDILLVGFFLNIGLNANISLEAVLIAVLLAVVLPVKVFIYYLYTNMFRLRARTSLLSAFTLSNYSEFGLIVCAVAASSGMITADWLAVVALAVSVTFVLATPLNKKANEIYVKLEPLLVKFESDKRLEEELPVNLTDTRIVIFGMGRIGTGAYETIHASYPGSVAGVDIKPEVVEKHISLERRVLLADATDPDFWQRVNHSNVAMVMLAMPKHMQNIYALEQLKASGFSGQVTAIANYPDQQKELEDLGVHSTYNFYLEAGSGFAEHVKEKLFS, from the coding sequence ATGGAATTACTGTACTTTGCCGTTGCCTTTGCCTGTGGCTTTTCTGTCTACCAACTTAAACTCCCGCCTTTAATTGGCTTTTTGCTGGCGGGTTTTGTGCTCAATCTGTTAGGCCACAGCAGTACCGATTTACTCACCCAGCTGGCCGACTTGGGTGTCACACTATTACTGTTCAGTATTGGTTTAAAACTGAAGGTTTCGAATTTGATTAAACCTCAGGTTTGGGCGCCCGCCAGCTTACACCTGTTCACCAGCATTGCCTTCTTCGCCTCCCTGTTATTGATGTTGGGTGCGTTTGGCTTACCCTTATTTGTCGACTTGTCCTGGCAAAGTGCCTGTCTGGTTGGGTTTGCGTTCAGTTTTTCAAGTACCGTATTTGCAGTTAAAGTACTGGAAGAGCGAGGCGAGATGGCCAGCTTGCATGGTAAAATTTCCATCGGGATCCTGGTTATGCAGGATATTTTTGCAGTGATCTTCCTCGCTATTAGCACAGGAAAATCTCCCAACATATGGGCGCTTGCTCTGCTAGTTGGACTGCCACTGTTGCGACCGCTGCTATTCTGGGTACTCAACCGCTCAAAGCACGGCGAACTCTTACCCTTGTTCGGGTTTTTCTTTGCACTTGTGCTCGGTTACCACGGGTTCGAGTTAGCTGGTCTGAAAGGTGATTTGGGCGCACTGATAATAGGCATGTTGTTTGCGCCACATAAAAAAGCAGGCGAGCTATCCAAAGCTTTGCTGAATGTTAAAGATATCTTATTGGTTGGCTTTTTCCTCAACATCGGACTGAATGCCAATATCTCACTCGAAGCCGTGTTGATTGCCGTGCTACTTGCCGTCGTGCTACCAGTTAAAGTCTTTATTTATTATCTTTATACCAACATGTTCAGACTGCGTGCCCGGACGTCACTACTCAGCGCATTTACACTGTCAAACTACAGTGAATTTGGTCTGATCGTATGTGCTGTCGCTGCCAGCAGTGGCATGATCACCGCCGACTGGCTCGCCGTGGTCGCATTGGCTGTCTCAGTTACATTTGTGCTGGCCACACCGCTCAACAAGAAAGCCAATGAAATCTACGTGAAGCTGGAACCCCTGCTGGTTAAATTCGAGAGTGATAAGCGGCTCGAAGAAGAGTTACCTGTTAATCTGACCGACACACGTATCGTGATCTTTGGCATGGGACGTATTGGCACAGGTGCTTATGAGACCATTCATGCCTCTTATCCGGGCTCAGTCGCAGGGGTCGACATCAAGCCCGAAGTCGTCGAAAAGCATATTAGTCTGGAACGTCGCGTACTACTGGCAGATGCAACGGACCCTGACTTCTGGCAACGCGTCAATCACTCCAATGTTGCTATGGTTATGCTGGCAATGCCAAAACACATGCAGAATATTTACGCACTGGAGCAGCTAAAAGCGTCAGGCTTTTCAGGTCAGGTTACTGCTATCGCCAACTACCCGGATCAGCAAAAAGAACTTGAAGATTTAGGGGTACATTCCACTTATAACTTCTACCTGGAGGCCGGTAGCGGCTTCGCAGAACACGTTAAAGAAAAATTATTTTCATAG
- a CDS encoding sterol desaturase family protein, which yields MIETLWQSLLSLPGYLLDANKRIYWLYLLSAVVMAGLVYNKLQGPRSLKGFLGFLFPRDVWLSDSAKLDYGLFVVNKLIKALTFAPIVLTMVPVAIAVSDGLEWLFGTPLHLAWDDSVVIFLFTLMLFLVDDFTRYLLHLALHKIPFLWEFHKVHHSAKVLTPFTIYRSHPVESYLYACRMALTQGVVVGLGYFVFGTALSMFDILGANAFVFLFNIFGSNLRHSHIWFSWGDKIENWFISPAQHQIHHSADPAHFDTNLGSALAIWDRMGRSLIRASAVSNIEIGVGRYDAGHDSLSAIYLKPLREAWLSVLSKKARGDVREEK from the coding sequence ATGATCGAAACGCTCTGGCAAAGCTTGTTATCTTTGCCCGGTTATTTACTGGATGCAAATAAACGCATTTATTGGCTGTACCTGCTGAGTGCAGTGGTGATGGCTGGCCTGGTTTACAACAAACTGCAAGGCCCTCGTTCGCTTAAAGGTTTCCTGGGGTTTCTGTTCCCGCGTGATGTGTGGTTGTCTGACAGTGCGAAGCTGGATTATGGCTTATTTGTCGTCAACAAATTGATCAAAGCCCTGACTTTTGCACCTATCGTATTAACTATGGTGCCGGTTGCGATTGCTGTCTCTGATGGTCTCGAATGGCTATTTGGGACACCTCTGCATTTGGCCTGGGATGATTCCGTGGTGATTTTTCTGTTTACACTGATGTTGTTTTTGGTCGATGATTTTACTCGCTATCTGTTACATCTGGCGTTACATAAAATCCCGTTTCTTTGGGAATTTCATAAGGTGCATCATTCTGCAAAAGTGCTGACCCCATTCACCATTTATCGCTCCCATCCGGTTGAAAGTTATTTGTATGCATGTCGAATGGCTTTGACGCAGGGGGTTGTGGTTGGGCTGGGCTACTTTGTCTTCGGTACGGCGCTGAGTATGTTTGATATCTTAGGTGCGAATGCTTTTGTCTTTCTATTCAACATTTTTGGCTCAAATCTGAGGCATTCACACATCTGGTTCAGTTGGGGAGACAAGATAGAAAACTGGTTTATTAGTCCGGCACAACATCAGATCCATCATAGTGCAGATCCGGCTCATTTTGATACGAACCTGGGCTCGGCGCTGGCCATATGGGACAGAATGGGCAGGAGCTTGATCCGCGCATCAGCAGTGAGCAATATTGAAATCGGCGTAGGTCGTTATGATGCTGGCCATGATAGCTTGAGCGCCATATATCTGAAACCGCTGCGAGAAGCGTGGCTTAGCGTGTTGTCTAAAAAAGCGCGTGGCGATGTGAGAGAAGAGAAATAG